One window from the genome of Desulforamulus ruminis DSM 2154 encodes:
- a CDS encoding type II toxin-antitoxin system Phd/YefM family antitoxin — MKMISITDMRRNAKDVLSEVVNTKKPVVILQRSKPVAYLVDAESYEKMQHSLEADEFKETRMKSLETLLRIKEKTASRTGKQGDSTVLIRELREGIGRHE; from the coding sequence ATGAAAATGATTAGTATTACAGACATGAGGAGAAATGCCAAAGATGTGTTGTCTGAAGTGGTGAACACCAAAAAACCGGTGGTGATTTTACAAAGATCTAAACCGGTGGCCTATTTGGTGGACGCTGAGAGCTATGAAAAAATGCAGCATTCACTTGAGGCCGATGAATTCAAAGAAACCCGGATGAAGAGTTTAGAAACCCTACTTCGCATAAAAGAAAAGACGGCTTCTCGAACAGGGAAACAGGGTGATTCCACCGTTTTAATTAGGGAACTCCGTGAAGGTATTGGTCGCCATGAGTAG
- a CDS encoding stalk domain-containing protein has product MKRWIIGILTGCLALILATGAMAGNATHKVYFIVGQNSYNADGQIKQMDAATFIEHDRTYVPVRFLGYALGVSSEGIKWQDPSAILAMGDTTITLTMGSRQYQVNGQTQSMDVTPINRNGRIYLPARFVAEAFGYEVGWDNVKRAVLIGPKGELPSLPVIDITGQGEPIAGKPWANYFDGKGTVVNKDISDLNTQSFKIHDMIVHGVTVTRDEIIVTIEGKKSTTGIRVYMYENDNLLRARDNYTTYDKGGVHDFKYPVLKVTDELVRNLPPANISKMKYIFLKWVDTILVINNPLYKG; this is encoded by the coding sequence ATGAAGCGATGGATCATTGGCATACTCACCGGCTGCCTGGCCTTAATACTGGCCACCGGCGCTATGGCGGGCAACGCTACCCATAAAGTCTACTTTATTGTAGGCCAGAACAGCTACAATGCGGATGGCCAGATAAAACAGATGGACGCCGCGACCTTTATTGAGCATGACCGGACTTACGTGCCCGTCCGGTTCCTGGGCTATGCCCTGGGCGTGAGTAGCGAAGGAATCAAATGGCAGGATCCCAGTGCGATCCTGGCCATGGGGGACACCACTATAACGTTGACCATGGGGAGCAGGCAGTACCAGGTCAACGGTCAGACCCAGTCCATGGACGTGACCCCGATCAACAGAAACGGCCGCATTTACCTGCCGGCCCGGTTTGTTGCCGAGGCCTTTGGTTATGAAGTAGGCTGGGATAACGTGAAAAGAGCGGTACTGATTGGACCCAAAGGGGAGCTGCCTAGCCTTCCGGTCATTGACATCACTGGCCAGGGGGAACCTATTGCCGGAAAGCCCTGGGCAAATTATTTTGACGGAAAAGGAACCGTGGTAAACAAGGATATTAGTGACCTGAATACTCAGTCCTTTAAAATACATGATATGATTGTCCATGGGGTTACGGTTACAAGGGATGAAATTATTGTAACAATAGAAGGGAAGAAAAGTACTACAGGTATCAGAGTATATATGTATGAAAACGATAATTTGTTACGCGCCAGAGATAACTATACAACCTATGATAAAGGAGGCGTACATGATTTTAAATACCCGGTACTAAAGGTTACTGATGAATTAGTTAGGAACTTACCACCTGCCAATATCAGTAAAATGAAGTACATTTTCCTTAAATGGGTGGATACAATTCTTGTAATCAACAACCCATTGTACAAAGGCTAA
- a CDS encoding type II toxin-antitoxin system VapC family toxin, with protein MSRYICVDSSVFVKLFIEEDDSHKAKVLFHKIIEDDQIIVLPAFAWAEIGSIIRKKIRRNELSLREADETWSAFRHFPGILYLEEETIADRAWKISRYFDLPTLYDAAFLAVSEEIQWKTGETCEFWTADERLAQDLKGKKDYVSLLKEIGLDRE; from the coding sequence ATGAGTAGATATATTTGCGTTGATAGCTCCGTTTTTGTGAAACTGTTTATTGAAGAAGATGATAGCCATAAAGCAAAAGTATTATTCCACAAGATTATTGAGGATGATCAAATTATTGTTCTACCGGCTTTTGCCTGGGCTGAGATCGGGAGTATTATTCGGAAGAAAATTAGACGGAACGAACTGAGTCTCCGGGAAGCAGACGAAACTTGGTCTGCCTTTAGACATTTTCCCGGCATCCTCTATCTTGAAGAGGAAACGATTGCAGACAGAGCATGGAAAATTAGCCGTTACTTTGATTTACCAACCCTCTATGATGCTGCATTTTTGGCAGTTTCCGAGGAGATTCAATGGAAGACGGGAGAGACCTGTGAGTTTTGGACGGCAGATGAAAGGCTGGCCCAAGACCTCAAAGGGAAGAAAGACTATGTCTCTTTACTTAAAGAGATTGGATTAGACAGGGAATAA